One region of Mangifera indica cultivar Alphonso chromosome 3, CATAS_Mindica_2.1, whole genome shotgun sequence genomic DNA includes:
- the LOC123212348 gene encoding U-box domain-containing protein 44-like, which yields MAELIPIGTILAVLTNQVIKTAQAAKNIVIEKESFKVLSKHLFDIEKVLDELQLKNLNDSPAVRLALDRLETDVEKANNLVEKYKNRARFYLLVKCRHIVNEVQEVTRDIGRSLASLSLASTEVLAEISDQVNRLQNEMQRVEFETSQSQLQILDKLNQGLRDQKLDQGFANDMLEQIATAVGVPVEPSEISKELASFRKEKEEAANRKERAEVLFLEQVIELLSQADAARDYVEIKKQYYQRLQVIERYDAGEDYIPPLNSFICCKSGTVMVDPVSLCTGTTCERAAIEAWLDSGEKTDPETGEVLEDTSLRSNLPLRQSIEEWRELNYCLKIRCCRVKLLSGLDSYEEEALRQMQDLMRESSINKDWILIGGLTDIIVTILGSSHNKDIKRKILITLKDLVEGNARNKEEVIEYQGWDHIVRCLGRDSSISRAAVELLYELLQDRSGWNVSACRKLSQQCSSILFLVTLLKGPVKESAEYAEKILQKLFDLDEENISCAAKSGWYNPLIDRIIQGPESSRILMVTALVNMELVDSNLELLGKEGIIPSLLEMVKFGNLQSRELSLSVLVKLSSCHANKDLFAAAGGVPLILERMFSSHVHKVIIIKCSEILEKLSSDNDGIKFLLDEKGFQLDLEWIITNLLALQQNSNSSHIVRKPALRALFRICKSEAELVKTAVLKADGVSLVLPLLDDSDSEIRETAINILFLFSHHEPEGVVEYLLKPKRLEALVAFLEKNDNSDVQMAAAGLLANLPKSELPLTMKLIELEGHDAIIKILRSGTMEAKENALSALFRFTDPSNLESQKIVVEQGVYPLLVNLLRVGSPTAKARAAALIGTLSTSTPKLTVMTKTSSCWCFWPSRVDLCSVHGGICSENTTFCLLQANALLDLVKLIHEKVHATAYEAIQTLSTLIPEASPQRGVNVLHEADAIKPTLEILNWGTDPLKEEALGLLEKVFTSRDMVEIYGSMARLLLVSLTGRNIHDDGCLGRKATKILSLIERYSRSSTSLLPGLFM from the exons ATGGCTGAGCTCATTCCTATAGGGACTATATTGGCTGTGCTAACAAACCAGGTCATTAAAACAGCTCAGGCTgcaaaaaatattgtaattgaGAAGGAAAGTTTCAAGGTCCTGTCAAAGCACCTCTTTGACATTGAAAAAGTGTTAGATGAATTGCAACTTAAAAACTTGAATGATTCCCCAGCTGTGAGGCTCGCACTTGATAGGCTTGAAACTGACGTTGAGAAGGCAAATAACTTGGTTGAGAAATACAAGAATAGAGCCCGATTCTACTTACTGGTCAAATGCCGGCACATTGTCAATGAGGTACAAGAAGTCACGAGGGATATTGGAAGGTCTTTGGCTTCATTATCCCTTGCGAGTACTGAAGTCCTTGCAGAAATATCTGACCAGGTGAATAGACTACAAAATGAGATGCAAAGAGTGGAATTTGAGACATCACAGTCTCAGCTCCAAATTCTTGACAAATTAAACCAGGGTCTTAGAGATCAGAAACTTGATCAGGGTTTTGCAAATGACATGCTTGAGCAGATAGCAACGGCAGTGGGGGTACCTGTTGAGCCCTCAGAGATAAGCAAGGAGCTGGCAAGCtttagaaaggaaaaagaagaagcagCCAACCGGAAAGAAAGAGCTGAAGTTCTATTCTTAGAGCAGGTAATTGAACTTCTCTCTCAGGCTGATGCTGCAAGAGACTACGTAGAAATCAAAAAGCAGTATTATCAAAGGCTTCAGGTTATAGAACGTTATGATGCAGGGGAAGATTATATCCCTCCGCTTAATTCTTTCATTTGTTGTAAATCTGGGACAGTTATGGTTGACCCTGTCAGCCTTTGCACTGGTACTACCTGTGAGAGAGCTGCCATTGAAGCTTGGCTTGATAGTGGAGAAAAAACTGACCCAGAAACGGGTGAAGTTCTTGAAGACACTTCATTGAGGTCTAACCTACCTTTGAGACAATCAATAGAGGAGTGGAGGGAACTAAATTATTGTCTTAAAATCAGATGTTGCAGGGTAAAGTTGCTATCAGGTTTGGATTCATACGAGGAGGAAGCCCTTAGACAAATGCAGGATCTTATGAGAGAAAGTTCCATTAACAAGGACTGGATTTTGATAGGAGGGCTTACTGATATTATAGTAACGATCCTGGGGAGTTCACACAACAAAGACATAAAAAGGAAGATTTTAATTACCTTAAAAGATCTTGTTGAAGGGAATGCAAGAAATAAG GAAGAAGTGATTGAATATCAGGGATGGGATCACATTGTTCGTTGCTTAGGGCGTGACTCTAGTATCTCAAGGGCTGCAGTTGAATTGCTGTATGAGTTGTTGCAAGACAGATCTGGGTGGAATGTGTCTGCTTGCAGGAAACTCTCTCAACAATGCAGTAGCATTCTTTTCCTCGTGACTCTATTAAAGGGCCCAGTAAAGGAGTCGGCAGAGTATGCAGAAAAGATCTTGCAGAAGCTTTTTGATCTTGATGAAGAGAACATTTCCTGTGCTGCTAAGTCAGGCTGGTATAACCCACTAATTGACCGCATCATTCAAG GGCCAGAGTCTTCAAGGATATTGATGGTGACTGCACTAGTTAATATGGAACTGGTTGATTCAAATTTAGAACTCCTTGGAAAGGAAGGGATTATACCTTCTTTGCTTGAAATGGTGAAGTTTGGCAATTTACAGTCGCGAGAATTGTCCTTATCTGTCTTAGTTAAACTATCGAGTTGTCATGCCAATAAAGATCTTTTTGCTGCTGCTGGTGGCGTTCCTCTTATTTTGGAAAGAATGTTCTCTTCCCATGTGCACAAGGTTATTATCATTAAGTGCTCTGAAATCCTTGAGAAACTTTCTTCTGATAATGATGGAATCAAATTCCTTCTTGATGAAAAAGGGTTCCAACTTGACTTGGAATGGATCATCACCAATCTGTTAGCTTTGCAACAGAATTCCAATTCTTCCCACATTGTTAGAAAGCCTGCTTTGCGTGCTCTTTTCAGAATTTGCAAGTCTGAAGCTGAGTTGGTGAAGACTGCAGTTCTCAAGGCTGATGGTGTATCTCTGGTCCTTCCTCTGCTTGATGACTCTGACTCAGAAATTCGAGAAACGGCCATAAatattcttttccttttttctcatCATGAACCTGAAGGAGTTGTGGAGTATCTTCTTAAGCCAAAAAGATTGGAAGCTTTGGTAGCATTTCTTGAGAAAAATGATAATAGTGATGTGCAGATGGCTGCAGCTGGTTTATTAGCGAACCTTCCAAAATCTGAACTACCTCTAACCATGAAACTAATTGAACTGGAAGGACATGATgcaatcataaaaattttaagatctGGGACAATGGAAGCAAAAGAAAATGCTCTAAGTGCACTCTTTAGGTTCACTGATCCCTCAAATCTTGAGTCACAGAAGATTGTGGTTGAACAAGGAGTATACCCTTTGCTTGTTAACCTTCTAAGGGTTGGTTCACCAACAGCAAAGGCGAGAGCTGCAGCTCTAATTGGTACACTTTCGACAAGCACTCCAAAGCTCACGGTCATGACAAAAACATCGAGCTGCTGGTGTTTCTGGCCCTCGCGTGTCGATCTATGCTCAGTTCATGGTGGCATATGCAGTGAGAACACTACATTTTGTCTCTTGCAGGCAAATGCTTTACTAGATTTGGTAAAACTCATACACGAGAAGGTTCATGCCACAGCTTATGAAGCAATTCAGACTCTCTCCACTCTTATTCCGGAAGCCAGTCCTCAAAGAGGAGTCAATGTCTTGCATGAAGCTGATGCCATAAAACCTACATTGGAGATTCTGAACTGGGGAACTGACCCTCTCAAAGAAGAGGCTTTGGGACTCTTGGAAAAGGTTTTCACGTCCCGGGATATGGTTGAAATCTATGGATCAATGGCTAGATTACTTCTAGTTAGTCTGACAGGCAGGAACATTCACGATGACGGTTGTCTTGGCAGGAAGGCTACAAAGATCCTGTCACTTATTGAGCGCTATTCAAGATCATCAACGTCTCTTCTTCCAGGACTATTcatgtaa